AAGGCAAGTTTATCTCGTTGAGTAAGGCTCAGTTCAACTTGATTTCGACATACTGGAATAGCGAAAGCCGAATCTAGATTCCCGCCTTCGCGGGAATGACTTTTAGAATTTAGAGAATGTCGTCATCCAAAACTCGGGTGTCAATTCAATGAGAACTTTACACCCATCATAAAACGCCGTCCTTGTAATGGCCCATATACATAATCGGTGGCAAAATCATCACTAAAAGGTCGGTCGGCAGCAATTATAGGTTCTGCCTGGATATAGTTGAAAATATTCTTGGCATTAAAAAACCCTTCAAACCGATCAGAGAAGATTTTGGTGACTTTAAGATTGTGTTCACTAAAAAGCCTTGAATCTAAATCTCTGCCAGGATATTCGGGCAATCTCATTTTCCCGACAACCCGGCTTGTATAATCAAAATTAATACCTTGATTTGGCAAGCGATAAGTAAGGCTAAATGTAGAGTTAAAATCCGGAGAAAAAGGGAGATCTTCTTTAACACCATCTTCAACAGAAAACACATCCTGGAATGTTACTCCAATGGTGTAAGTAAGTGGGGCTATAAAATTATGCGCCATACTTATAGATATTCCCTGAGAGACTGCATGACCATCGAGGTTAGCATAGATAATTCTGCCAGGGGTATCATAATCGGGAATAATCTGATTTGAGAACCGAGTATGGTACACATCAAAATCAACATTTAATACGGAAGGGCCAATATCAATAATCTGGTTCCAGTTCAACGCTACATTTATAGAGCGTTCTGGTTCCAGTGCCTCAGCTACTTCAACTTGCCTTGAACCTGTTAATGATTCATGTTCTTCTGTAAATAAGTTCACGATTCGGAAACCAGTGCCCACATTTAATCTTACTGTCGAGTGGGAAAAAGGATCAGCCTTAATATTAAACCGTGGAGAAAAAATCAGTCCGTGATCTTTGTGATGATCAGCTCTCATTCCCACAAGACCACGTATTTTATCATTAAAACGATGATCATATTGAGTGAATACTCCCGGAACAAAACGTTCATCTTCAGAGCCTCCATCCAGCCGAACTCCATTGAATTGCTGGTTTAAAAGATCATATCGAGCAGTTAATCCGCTAACAAATCCGCGGTCGGTTGACAGTGGTTTGTCCCAAATAAGGTTAGCAAAAGCAGTTTGCTGGTCAGCTATATAATGATATTCCCCATAGTAACTGTCCTGATCATGGTAGCTGTATGAAGCATCTAGCCGGAATACCTCTTTTGCAAAAGGAAATTCATAACTGCCGAATAATTCTAGCCTATTAGTATAAATAGATTCGCCATACACTAATGAGCTACCTCTCAGATCACGGCTGAAATCCTGAGTCCCACCCATTCTGTCTTCGAAATAGTATTTACCGGCAAGCGAGAATTTTTTGCCTCCGGGGCGATAGATATCCCACTTATTAAACAAAGACACTCGCACGTTTTGAGTTATATCAGCAAAACCGTCACTATTTTCATCGATAAAGCGATCTTGTACATAAACGCTTCCACTAAACATAGTTGGAGTTTTTCCAATTTCAGGGACAAAGGAAAAGTCAAAATTATGTTCGCTATGGGTTGAAGTGGTTGTAGAGAAATCTAAAAGAGGAGAGGAGGCAGGGTTTTCTGTGATAATATTGATCACTCCTCCCATTGCCTGGCTACCATAAAGTGTAGAATTTGGGCCTTTAATCACTTCAAGATTTCGGATAATTGCTGGGTTAATCCCATTTAATCCATACACAGAAGCAAGCGCACCCATTACTGGCATTCCATCAATCAGAACGGAAGTATAAGGGCCTTCCATCCCATTAATTCGGATGTTATTAGTACCACAAACCGCGCAATCAACCTGAGTATAAAGGCCGTTTACATATTGGATGGCATCCATAATATTACTAGTGCCGGATTTGCTGAGGAAGCTTTGCGAAATCAGGTTCACTTTTACAGGAGAATCCTTGATAGACATCTCTTTCATAGTTCCAGTAACCACCATCTCATCCAATTGAAGCATAGAAGCTTCCAGGTCAATGGTTAAGAAAAGTGTATCAGAAGTTGAGAGCGTAACAGGGAGTTGTTTTTCAAGATAGCCAATAGCCCTAATGGTAAGTATGTGCTCTTCTCCCAAAGGAATTCTTTTGAGAATGAAGCTTCCATCCGTTTGAGTAAAACTACCAATCCCAAGTGCTTTAATGCCAATAGTAGCATCAGTTACAGGGTTTGAGTCGGAATAAACAAATCCTTTAAGCACACCAGTGTCTTGCGCCTGGATTAAATATG
This genomic window from Balneola sp. contains:
- a CDS encoding TonB-dependent receptor codes for the protein MKRVLLLFIFALSAYLIQAQDTGVLKGFVYSDSNPVTDATIGIKALGIGSFTQTDGSFILKRIPLGEEHILTIRAIGYLEKQLPVTLSTSDTLFLTIDLEASMLQLDEMVVTGTMKEMSIKDSPVKVNLISQSFLSKSGTSNIMDAIQYVNGLYTQVDCAVCGTNNIRINGMEGPYTSVLIDGMPVMGALASVYGLNGINPAIIRNLEVIKGPNSTLYGSQAMGGVINIITENPASSPLLDFSTTTSTHSEHNFDFSFVPEIGKTPTMFSGSVYVQDRFIDENSDGFADITQNVRVSLFNKWDIYRPGGKKFSLAGKYYFEDRMGGTQDFSRDLRGSSLVYGESIYTNRLELFGSYEFPFAKEVFRLDASYSYHDQDSYYGEYHYIADQQTAFANLIWDKPLSTDRGFVSGLTARYDLLNQQFNGVRLDGGSEDERFVPGVFTQYDHRFNDKIRGLVGMRADHHKDHGLIFSPRFNIKADPFSHSTVRLNVGTGFRIVNLFTEEHESLTGSRQVEVAEALEPERSINVALNWNQIIDIGPSVLNVDFDVYHTRFSNQIIPDYDTPGRIIYANLDGHAVSQGISISMAHNFIAPLTYTIGVTFQDVFSVEDGVKEDLPFSPDFNSTFSLTYRLPNQGINFDYTSRVVGKMRLPEYPGRDLDSRLFSEHNLKVTKIFSDRFEGFFNAKNIFNYIQAEPIIAADRPFSDDFATDYVYGPLQGRRFMMGVKFSLN